The following are encoded in a window of Fusarium oxysporum f. sp. lycopersici 4287 chromosome 5, whole genome shotgun sequence genomic DNA:
- a CDS encoding hypothetical protein (At least one base has a quality score < 10) encodes METDIDPASAGHQEIRLLVDEVIESSKIPAKTRATNIKPTIASLTSLSYEWGLLPGTLDDLIILVTTPNHLDQASQAAIIRNLYPVAPISRKSVLQVISCLGHGALKPSLTLQAALLKWLITVHHTLESPQTLSQTYSVLFNLLDTAATRPNLSHLLALITRRKHVQPFRIQALLNLSRQTGNDPSLIGLLRVFKDYYPEVIVGDAVRGKASSFKHPDPQWRARLDEIQDAHLHQTEKGTLRPRDGFRVHRPISRSTRNRIIPVVHTSYVAENAVTLEEIENVASFVKNLDKLELPNQLVAVLADPLLQKLMLLRPDGESEQRLANWLNGVLQDVRDGDADENTFFDMLDILREYVVSIKNLPPLLLDFFARFLPLWDGSGRRDAMFEILSYSPLLDFKGLYKHIFQPLEAATLDNTPESLLALLALYKNLLHHWTIVLESSDTVPDHASGTITALVRHVNPLALTLCQTCPSVSSRSAILDFYEQNARLVSHQVLKHYICIELPPSSLIYILFFSSSVAIVSRMCAILAFYKKGFEMAMLTRPGREKSNRIDSTSYNRTFVSLFNGYLMDMCNCFWRGRAFTNSDPNALGCMIPGSLVPVLSSYVTSVDKAHTLASLFSLSHSPLLSLQSRRCIRSLENAEIDSDSSLRIRHEGPPTQSSLGQLASSGGLRISWQDYRIKVLEALTARELGGITDLLKNTMTVLRKLIDGEGSSRPTTSQSFQ; translated from the exons ATGGAGACAGATATAGATCCCGCCTCGGCGGGTCACCAGGAGATTCGTCTTCTCGTGGACGAAGTTATTGAAT CATCCAAAATACCCGCCAAAACACGCGCGACCAACATCAAACCTACTATTGCTAGCCTTACCTCACTATCGTATGAATGGGGTCTTTTACCTGGGACCCTTGACGATCTCATCATTCTCGTCACAACTCCAAATCACCTTgaccaagcaagccaagctgCTATCATCCGAAACCTGTATCCCGTGGCACCTATCTCTCGAAAATCTGTTCTTCAAGTAATCTCGTGCCTTGGACATGGAGCCCTCAAGCCATCTCTTACTCTCCAGGCCGCTCTTCTCAAGTGGCTCATTACAGTACACCACACTTTGGAGTCACCACAAACGCTTTCTCAAACCTACTCGGTTCTGTTTAATCTCCTCGATACCGCGGCCACTCG ACCTAACCTCAGCCACCTACTGGCTCTCATTACCAGACGCAAACATGTTCAGCCTTTTAGAATACAAGCCTT GCTTAACCTTTCCCGGCAAACTGGAAATGACCCGTCCTTGATCGGTCTTCTAAGAGTTTTCAAAGACTATTACCCCGAGGTTATTGTAGGAGACGCAGTTCGGGGCAAAGCATCCTCCTTCAAG CACCCTGATCCGCAATGGCGAGCAAGGCTGGACGAAATCCAGGATGcacatcttcatcaaacAGAAAAAGGGACATTGCGACCTCGAGATGGCTTCCGTGTCCATCGCCCTATCTCCCGTAGTACTAGAAACAGAATTATCCCTGTAGTCCACACGTCTTATGTGGCAGAG AACGCGGTTACATTAGAGGAAATCGAGAATGTTGCCAGTTTTGTCAAGAatcttgacaagctcgaaCTCCCCAATCAACTAGTGGCTGTTCTGGCAGATCCTTTGTTGCAAAAGCTCATGCTTCTGAGACCAGACGGCGAATCTGAACAGAGACTAGCCAACTGGCTCAATGGGGTTCTGCAGGATGTTCGTGATGGCGATGCAGATGAAAACACCTTCTTCGACATGCTGGACATCCTACGAGAATATGTTGTTTCTATCAAG AACCTTCCTCCTCTCCTACTCGACTTCTTTGCACGCTTTCTTCCGCTTTGGGATGGCTCTGGACGCCGCGATGCCATGTTTGAGATCTTGTCTTACTCCCCATTACTGGACTTCAAAG GGCTATACAAACATATATTCCAACCCCTTGAAGCTGCAACTCTTGATAATACCCCGGAATCTCTGCTAGCGCTTCTCGCCCTGTACAAGAACCTTCTTCACCACTGGACAATTGTGCTTGAATCCAGTGACACGGTACCAGACCACGCCAGTGGTACTATCACAGCCTTGGTCCGACACGTTAATCCACTGGCCCTCACACTCTGCCAAACATGTCCTTCTGTCTCATCACGTTCTGCAATTCTTGACTTCTATGAGCAAAACGCCAGACTCGTTAGCCATCAAGTCCTCAAGCACTACATTTGCATCGAACTTCCCCCTTCATCCCTCATTTACAtactcttcttcagcagTTCTGTGGCCATTGTCTCACGTATGTGTGCCATTCTTGCCTTTTACAAGAAGGGTTTCGAGATGGCCATGCTCACCAGGCCGGGTCGTGAGAAAAGCAACCGCATTGACTCCACATCATATAACAGGACTTTTGTCAGCCTTTTCAATGGCTACCTCATGGATATGTGCAATTGCTTTTGGCGTGGCAGGGCTTTCACTAACAGTGACCCCAACGCACTTGGATGTATGATTCCGGGGAGTCTCGTGCCTGTTCTGTCGTCGTACGTGACTTCTGTGGACAAGGCTCATACTCTAgcatctctcttctcattgTCACACTCGCCACTCCTGAGCTTGCAAAGCAGACGATGTATTAGAAGTCTTGAGAATGCCGAAATCGATAGCGATTCTTCTTTGCGCATCAGGCATGAGGGACCGCCGACACAGAGTAGCCTTGGGCAATTGGCAAGTTCCGGGGGTTTACGCATCTCGTGGCAGGATTATAGGATCAAGGTGCTCGAGGCACTGACTGCTAGAGAACTCGGGGGCATTACAGATCTTTTGAAGAACACAATGACAGTTCTGAGGAAATTAATAGACGGCGAGGGCAGCTCCAGGCCAACCACGTCGCAGTCATTTCaatga
- a CDS encoding ATPase produces MTPPKPPRVEVNNLSYTFPDYSTGVNNITLDLPPRSRTLLIGANGAGKTTLLRLLAGKRLAPSDTISICGVDPFKEGLEGVTYLGLEWVLNPIVRTDIGVNELLRSVGGDAYPDRRDELVAMLDVDTNWRMHAVSDGERRRVQLAMGLLRPWTVLLLDEITVDLDVLSRAEFLAWLKRETEIRECTIVYATHILDNLAGWPTHLAHMHLGTVKEWDEADKMLATIDGTVGASGNSRLGELVLSWLREDLKERGPRSNMKRGPEGKTYGFGGIQIGGYGDESKQREA; encoded by the coding sequence ATGACACCTCCTAAGCCTCCCCGTGTTGAAGTCAACAACCTCTCATACACTTTTCCCGACTACTCGACTGGTGTCAACAACATCACTTTGGATCTTCCTCCGCGGTCTCGTACCCTTCTGATCGGTGCTAATGGAGCCGGTAAGACAACTCTGCTTCGTCTTCTTGCCGGCAAACGTCTTGCGCCCAGTGACACCATCTCTATTTGCGGTGTAGATCCTTTCAAAGAGGGTCTTGAGGGGGTCACTTATCTTGGTCTGGAATGGGTTCTTAACCCCATTGTTCGAACCGACATCGGCGTCAATGAGTTGCTTCGCTCCGTTGGTGGCGATGCATACCCTGATCGACGAGACGAGCTCGTCGCAATGCTCGATGTCGACACCAATTGGCGTATGCATGCTGTTTCAGATGGTGAGCGTCGTCGAGTCCAGCTTGCCATGGGTCTACTGAGACCTTGGACGGTTCTACTCCTCGATGAAATCACTGTCGATCTCGACGTTCTGAGCCGTGCTGAGTTTCTGGCCTGGCTCAAGCGTGAGACGGAGATTCGAGAATGTACCATCGTCTACGCTACTCATATTTTGGATAACCTCGCTGGTTGGCCTACTCATCTTGCCCATATGCACCTTGGTACTGTCAAGGAGTGGGACGAGGCTGACAAGATGCTCGCCACCATCGATGGTACTGTGGGTGCCTCTGGCAATAGCCGTCTCGGAGAGCTCGTCCTGAGCTGGCTTCGAGAGGACTTGAAGGAGCGAGGGCCACGGAGCAACATGAAACGTGGCCCTGAAGGCAAGACCTATGGCTTTGGAGGCATCCAGATCGGTGGCTATGGCGACGAGTCTAAGCAGCGCGAAGCATAA
- a CDS encoding DNA polymerase delta subunit 2, producing MVTLEDVEGSLLRKPSETSHQVPSRSASVYKPLQSFVLDKQRSYQQQYGDMYFLRLTKIKPAVDKVAAEAWTGTKIGEEEAQRVERVLDVRQGELCWVTGTVYMEMPLKPNILEDVSKDRWISAPILTPKYFSKDDQVMLEDESGRIRLVGDVLKTVNLVTGCIIGVMGTENANGELEVIDIKFPDLPPQPDRWSLSKPNSEKAKTKDEDEDMADASEAKKGNSKIAIVSGLSFSGTDASHTLELELLSEYLLGEAMTPLSQIDVSHISRLVIAGNSISTTDRKPPAADEALPEKKAQKKYGYDASAYNPLPSQLFDAFIAELLPSIPITMLPGAQDPANASYPQQPVHPAMFPSARAYARDPAAPATQPGWFDTVTNPWEAELEGWRFLGTGGQNVDDVFKYVGSDDRLGMMEAMCRWRCCAPTAPDTLWSYPFQDDDPFVMQTCPHLYFVGNQPHFTTKVIHGPEGQSVRLVTVPSFAETKELVLIDTETLEVERVKISAT from the exons ATGGTGACCCTCGAAGATGTCGAAGGGAGCCTCTTGCGAAAGCCCTC CGAAACTTCTCACCAAGTCCCTTCTCGGAGCGCCTCCGTTTACAAGCCCCTACAATCCTTTGTCCTCGACAAGCAACGCTCTTACCAGCAGCAGTATGGCGATATGTACTTTTTGCGCCTCACCAAGATAAAACCAGCTGTCGATAAAGTAGCCGCAGAGGCTTGGACAGGTACAAAGattggtgaagaggaagcaCAGAGAGTTGAACGAGTGCTTGATGTCCGGCAGGGAGAGCTGTGCTGGGTAACTGGCACCGTATACATGGAGATGCCACTGAAGCCGAATATTCTGGAGGACGTGTCCAAGGAT CGTTGGATCTCCGCCCCTATTCTGACACCGAAATATTTCTCCAAAGACGACCAGGTCATGTTGGAGGACGAGTCGGGCCGCATCAGGCTGGTTGGCGATGTGCTGAAGACCGTAAACTTGGTCACAGGATGTATTATCGGGGTCATGGGTACCGAAAACGCCAATGGCGAATTAGAGGTCATTGACATCAAATTCCCTGACCTTCCTCCGCAACCTGACCGTTGGAGCCTTTCGAAGCCCAACTcagagaaggccaagacaaaagacgaagatgaggatatgGCTGATGCTtctgaagccaagaagggCAACAGCAAGATTGCTATTGTGTCTGGCTTGTCTTTCTCAGGCACCGATGCTTCTCACACGCTTGAGCTTGAACTCCTTTCCGAGTACTTGCTCGGTGAAGCTATGACCCCTTTAAGTCAGATCGATGTCTCTCATATTAGCCGCCTTGTCATAGCAGGAAACTCTATCTCGACAACAGACCGCAAACCTCCCGCTGCAGACGAGGCGCTCCCAGAAAAGAAAGCCCAGAAGAAGTACGGCTACGACGCCAGCGCCTACAACCCACTCCCCTCTCAACTCTTCGATGCGTTCATTGCCGAACTTCTCCCATCCATTCCTATCACGATGCTCCCTGGTGCTCAGGATCCAGCGAACGCTAGTTACCCGCAGCAACCCGTGCATCCAGCAATGTTCCCTTCGGCACGAGCGTATGCCCGTGACCCAGCAGCTCCAGCCACCCAACCAGGCTGGTTTGACACTGTCACCAACCCGTGGGAAGCGGAGCTCGAAGGATGGAGGTTTCTTGGTACTGGTGGCCAAAATGTTGACGATGTTTTCAAGTACGTCGGCAGCGATGATCGTCTTGGCATGATGGAAGCTATGTGTCGATGGCGTTGCTGTGCCCCGACTGCACCCGATACGCTAT GGAGCTACCCGTTTCAGGATGATGACCCTTTTGTGATGCAGACTTGCCCTCACCTCTATTTCGTCGGCAACCAGCCACACTTCACTACCAAGGTTATCCACGGACCTGAGGGTCAGTCAGTGAGACTTGTGACCGTACCAAGTTTTGCAGAAACAAAGGAGCTGGTGTTGATCGATACAGAAACACTTGAGGTGGAGAGGGTCAAGATATCTGCAACATAA
- a CDS encoding DNA polymerase delta subunit 2 codes for MVTLEDVEGSLLRKPSETSHQVPSRSASVYKPLQSFVLDKQRSYQQQYGDMYFLRLTKIKPAVDKVAAEAWTGTKIGEEEAQRVERVLDVRQGELCWVTGTVYMEMPLKPNILEDVSKDRWISAPILTPKYFSKDDQVMLEDESGRIRLVGDVLKTVNLVTGCIIGVMGTENANGELEVIDIKFPDLPPQPDRWSLSKPNSEKAKTKDEDEDMADASEAKKGNSKIAIVSGLSFSGTDASHTLELELLSEYLLGEAMTPLSQIDVSHISRLVIAGNSISTTDRKPPAADEALPEKKAQKKYGYDASAYNPLPSQLFDAFIAELLPSIPITMLPGAQDPANASYPQQPVHPAMFPSARAYARDPAAPATQPGWFDTVTNPWEAELEGWRFLGTGGQNVDDVFKYVGSDDRLGMMEAMCRWRCCAPTAPDTLCEYMTTQILMSRS; via the exons ATGGTGACCCTCGAAGATGTCGAAGGGAGCCTCTTGCGAAAGCCCTC CGAAACTTCTCACCAAGTCCCTTCTCGGAGCGCCTCCGTTTACAAGCCCCTACAATCCTTTGTCCTCGACAAGCAACGCTCTTACCAGCAGCAGTATGGCGATATGTACTTTTTGCGCCTCACCAAGATAAAACCAGCTGTCGATAAAGTAGCCGCAGAGGCTTGGACAGGTACAAAGattggtgaagaggaagcaCAGAGAGTTGAACGAGTGCTTGATGTCCGGCAGGGAGAGCTGTGCTGGGTAACTGGCACCGTATACATGGAGATGCCACTGAAGCCGAATATTCTGGAGGACGTGTCCAAGGAT CGTTGGATCTCCGCCCCTATTCTGACACCGAAATATTTCTCCAAAGACGACCAGGTCATGTTGGAGGACGAGTCGGGCCGCATCAGGCTGGTTGGCGATGTGCTGAAGACCGTAAACTTGGTCACAGGATGTATTATCGGGGTCATGGGTACCGAAAACGCCAATGGCGAATTAGAGGTCATTGACATCAAATTCCCTGACCTTCCTCCGCAACCTGACCGTTGGAGCCTTTCGAAGCCCAACTcagagaaggccaagacaaaagacgaagatgaggatatgGCTGATGCTtctgaagccaagaagggCAACAGCAAGATTGCTATTGTGTCTGGCTTGTCTTTCTCAGGCACCGATGCTTCTCACACGCTTGAGCTTGAACTCCTTTCCGAGTACTTGCTCGGTGAAGCTATGACCCCTTTAAGTCAGATCGATGTCTCTCATATTAGCCGCCTTGTCATAGCAGGAAACTCTATCTCGACAACAGACCGCAAACCTCCCGCTGCAGACGAGGCGCTCCCAGAAAAGAAAGCCCAGAAGAAGTACGGCTACGACGCCAGCGCCTACAACCCACTCCCCTCTCAACTCTTCGATGCGTTCATTGCCGAACTTCTCCCATCCATTCCTATCACGATGCTCCCTGGTGCTCAGGATCCAGCGAACGCTAGTTACCCGCAGCAACCCGTGCATCCAGCAATGTTCCCTTCGGCACGAGCGTATGCCCGTGACCCAGCAGCTCCAGCCACCCAACCAGGCTGGTTTGACACTGTCACCAACCCGTGGGAAGCGGAGCTCGAAGGATGGAGGTTTCTTGGTACTGGTGGCCAAAATGTTGACGATGTTTTCAAGTACGTCGGCAGCGATGATCGTCTTGGCATGATGGAAGCTATGTGTCGATGGCGTTGCTGTGCCCCGACTGCACCCGATACGCTATGTGAGTACATGACGACCCAAATTTTGATGTCTCGAAGCTAA
- a CDS encoding DNA polymerase delta subunit 2 has translation MYFLRLTKIKPAVDKVAAEAWTGTKIGEEEAQRVERVLDVRQGELCWVTGTVYMEMPLKPNILEDVSKDRWISAPILTPKYFSKDDQVMLEDESGRIRLVGDVLKTVNLVTGCIIGVMGTENANGELEVIDIKFPDLPPQPDRWSLSKPNSEKAKTKDEDEDMADASEAKKGNSKIAIVSGLSFSGTDASHTLELELLSEYLLGEAMTPLSQIDVSHISRLVIAGNSISTTDRKPPAADEALPEKKAQKKYGYDASAYNPLPSQLFDAFIAELLPSIPITMLPGAQDPANASYPQQPVHPAMFPSARAYARDPAAPATQPGWFDTVTNPWEAELEGWRFLGTGGQNVDDVFKYVGSDDRLGMMEAMCRWRCCAPTAPDTLWSYPFQDDDPFVMQTCPHLYFVGNQPHFTTKVIHGPEGQSVRLVTVPSFAETKELVLIDTETLEVERVKISAT, from the exons ATGTACTTTTTGCGCCTCACCAAGATAAAACCAGCTGTCGATAAAGTAGCCGCAGAGGCTTGGACAGGTACAAAGattggtgaagaggaagcaCAGAGAGTTGAACGAGTGCTTGATGTCCGGCAGGGAGAGCTGTGCTGGGTAACTGGCACCGTATACATGGAGATGCCACTGAAGCCGAATATTCTGGAGGACGTGTCCAAGGAT CGTTGGATCTCCGCCCCTATTCTGACACCGAAATATTTCTCCAAAGACGACCAGGTCATGTTGGAGGACGAGTCGGGCCGCATCAGGCTGGTTGGCGATGTGCTGAAGACCGTAAACTTGGTCACAGGATGTATTATCGGGGTCATGGGTACCGAAAACGCCAATGGCGAATTAGAGGTCATTGACATCAAATTCCCTGACCTTCCTCCGCAACCTGACCGTTGGAGCCTTTCGAAGCCCAACTcagagaaggccaagacaaaagacgaagatgaggatatgGCTGATGCTtctgaagccaagaagggCAACAGCAAGATTGCTATTGTGTCTGGCTTGTCTTTCTCAGGCACCGATGCTTCTCACACGCTTGAGCTTGAACTCCTTTCCGAGTACTTGCTCGGTGAAGCTATGACCCCTTTAAGTCAGATCGATGTCTCTCATATTAGCCGCCTTGTCATAGCAGGAAACTCTATCTCGACAACAGACCGCAAACCTCCCGCTGCAGACGAGGCGCTCCCAGAAAAGAAAGCCCAGAAGAAGTACGGCTACGACGCCAGCGCCTACAACCCACTCCCCTCTCAACTCTTCGATGCGTTCATTGCCGAACTTCTCCCATCCATTCCTATCACGATGCTCCCTGGTGCTCAGGATCCAGCGAACGCTAGTTACCCGCAGCAACCCGTGCATCCAGCAATGTTCCCTTCGGCACGAGCGTATGCCCGTGACCCAGCAGCTCCAGCCACCCAACCAGGCTGGTTTGACACTGTCACCAACCCGTGGGAAGCGGAGCTCGAAGGATGGAGGTTTCTTGGTACTGGTGGCCAAAATGTTGACGATGTTTTCAAGTACGTCGGCAGCGATGATCGTCTTGGCATGATGGAAGCTATGTGTCGATGGCGTTGCTGTGCCCCGACTGCACCCGATACGCTAT GGAGCTACCCGTTTCAGGATGATGACCCTTTTGTGATGCAGACTTGCCCTCACCTCTATTTCGTCGGCAACCAGCCACACTTCACTACCAAGGTTATCCACGGACCTGAGGGTCAGTCAGTGAGACTTGTGACCGTACCAAGTTTTGCAGAAACAAAGGAGCTGGTGTTGATCGATACAGAAACACTTGAGGTGGAGAGGGTCAAGATATCTGCAACATAA